In the Primulina tabacum isolate GXHZ01 chromosome 15, ASM2559414v2, whole genome shotgun sequence genome, GGCCGAGACTGGGCCCCGCTGCCAGCGGTGATGTCCACATTCGTCGTGTCGGGCCTGATTCACGAGCTCATATTCTTTTACCTGGGCCGGGTGAAGCCCACCTGGAAAATCACTTGGTTCTTTTTGCTGCACGGTGTGTGCTTGAATGTTGAGATTGCTGTCAAGAAGGTTGTAAACGGCAGGTGGCAGTTGCCAATGGCTGTCTCGACAATCTTGACCGTTGGATTCGTGATGGTCACCGGATTTTCACTGTTCTTCCCGCCGTTGTTACGGTGCGGTGGGGCCGAAAGGGGGTTGGCGGAGCTCTTCGCTGTCGGTACGTTTATAACACCCACCAATGCAGGTACTCTAATCATAGTAGGAATCACTTCGGAAAGGGTTATACCACTGCATTATCCATGgcgcaataattgtccttgttaAAAAGTTGACTACGATAATTTacattttttcaaataaaatttaaaaactacTATTCTCGTGTCTTGGCAACTGAAGTTATTATGTGTTTGAAACTGTGTCATAGATTGGTCAAATTTATTGTGCTGCTTGTTCGGGTAGGTGCGATATTTTATCACGCCGACCCAATGAAATTAAAGTTCTCGTTCATATTGGTCAAATTGTGGCAAAATACttgatatttatttaaaataaatttatggaATGAGAAATCGAACACACTTCAtcaaataaatcaataaattaaaccAAAGAAACATATAGATAAAAGCAACGCAGAGGATAACGAATAGCTCATAGGCAAAACCAAGGAGAAATCAATACCGTGCTATCCAAGAAAACACCCCACCAATCTCAGAAATGGCTTAAATGTTCAAATGCGCCAATGTATGCATTGAGGCCAGCCCTCCAGCAAGCTAAAGCGTGAATCATAACTTGGCTCTGTGGAAACTCTAAGATGCCGAGAATTATGATTTTGTGCGGTGTAACGCTGATTTTATCGTGGGAGATGAGTTTGCCTTCTGTTGGCTGCCCATCTGATGGTAGTTGATGGTGCCCTGGATGTGTATATATTATGCAATGCATGGACGCGTGTCAAATGCAACAAGAGATGTGATTGGAGGGATGAGTATCCACGGTTAGAGGACTGCAAAAAGTGCTCGTCACAGTGTAAATGCAGTTTTTCTGTTTAGAGGATGATGGTGTAGTTTTGATGTGGTGAATTTAACATTTTATGAGATGCTTCGGTTTCATTTTCAAGAATTTCAATTGTTTCTAAAGGTCTACGCATGTGGCTATTAGGTGCTATGtagaaacaagaatatccacTCAGTcagggcaaaaacttgtgtgagacgatctcatgattcgtattttgtgatacgcatatcttatttagatcatcaatgaaaaattattactttttatgctaagagtattaatttttattgtgaatatcgatagggttgacccgtctcacagataaatattcgtgagaccatctgaCAAGAGACCTACTTCTCAGCTAGATTGACTACTACTTGTCTCAAGAAGTTGTACTAACAAGCAGGCTTTCACTATTTAAAAATGACACAAAAATCCGACAGCCACGAAATTTTTGCAATATAAAGATCGTTCTAAGAAATCTTCGCATTTTGCAATATAAAGATCGTCTAGATAATTCTGGCCTACCCACCAGCAAAACCTAGCACACATGGAGGTCATGATAGCAAACACAAAAaatctaattaggattgagTTTTCAGGGAGGCGATGAACTAATCTTCCCAGAGCACATTCCGAAGCCAACACTGTAACCTTCCCCCTGAAATTGAAAGAAGTAATCACTCCGTGAAACTGAAAAATTGTGGCAGAAAAgagcaaagaaaaaaaaagtgaaCTTCATCCCCGTCTTCAAGATGATATGTCCACGGAAATTAACCTTGCAACACCCTGTAAAAATGACTTCATCCCCGTCTTCAAGAAATGTACGAGTGGCTCCACCTAGAGATAATGGCTTTTGCCCATTCCAGGTTAACTCTAGCAAGCATCCATATGATTCAGGTTCCTGTAGTTGAAGTCGGGGAATGGACATTTGACAAGCAGGCAGAAACACAAATGTGATGAATATTAACATGTGTTAGAACAGGAGGAAGGCAACATAAATGAATGCATTACAAGTTTATCACAGAATTCAATCTTACAGGACCACTAATAGTTCCAGTTCCAAAGATGTCACCAGGCCTTAAGTTGCAACCATTGATAGTATGGTGAGCAAGTTGTTGAGTGATTGTCCAATACCTGTACCACAAAGCAAATAAATTAGCATCAATTTCTCAACAACACTGTTATCATTAAGTGAAAATAAATCGTCAAATTGAAACCAAGCTAACGGCATACAAGTTCTTGAAGTTGCTTCTTGTGACTATGCATGTTTCTTCTTGTCCAGCAGGTGTTATAGAAACCTGGTAAGAACATTTTCTTCAGTatgtataaaattttaaaacatgctCTCAAGTCTTGACAATTTTGCAGTGGAAAATTTTGCTCCAGAAATGTATAGGCTGAAAAGATGCATTAGGAGAGAGTATTATCAATCACCGATGCATGGATATAGAGCAGACTACACCTGCAATGAAATATCGTAGTTCTTGGATTTCTTCTCAGTGAGATATGGCAAGGGAGGAGGATTCTGCAATTAACGTTACAGAAATTATTATGCTTTTGGAAAATGCATGTAGCTGGCACACTGTCTGATGCAAACAAGCACCTGCTCTGGAGCATCAATGGCAAATGGTTCTAAAGCGTCCAAGGTTACAATCCATGGAGATATAGTCGTGCCTGCAGTGGAAACAAATGACAAAAGTTGAGTATTTGATACTTTCCCACAGAGTTAAAGATGTACAATTTAATCAGAGTAAAAATCGGACATCAGCACTCAGACACACCATAGAAATTTTGACTCATTTAAAGAACACGGTTCACAATCAATAATGCAATGAACTCTTACCAAAACTTTTACCAAGGAAAGGTCCAAGAGGCACATATTCCCATGCCTGAATATCCCTTGCTGTCAAAACCAACTTCTCattatcattaaaataaatatatcaaatcaaTCAATTCAGTGTGATTTAATCTGAAGAACATAAAGAAGACACGGAGAAAGTGTATGTATACCACTCCAGTCATTCATTAAGACAAGTCCAAAGATATGATCTGCCGCCTCATTAATATCAATGAGCTTCCCTAATCCATTTCCAGGACCAACCACGGCAGCCTAAAAGACagcaattttcagaaaacatgCATGTAGGTCTAAAAAAGCAGGCAGTTGGAATAATATCTACCAAGATGGATTCACAGGACAACAAAACAGTTGCACTCCACTTGAAATTTAGACCAGAAGGAACTATCAAGTTAGATACTATGGTATGAAAGCTCACCATTTCCAGTTCAAAGTCCAATTTACGAGAAGGTCCAAAGTAGGGAGCATAATTTCCAGTCGGATAACCTTGACCTCTAGACGAAACATGATAACAGTCACTGATTTACTTTAAGAACCTCAAATACAATTTTTAAAGATATTGATTGATAGCAATAGACAGTAAAAGCACCCTAACAGTTATATCACCCGGAATTGGATGATATcggatttttaataattattttggtaGAAAAAAGCAGGAAAATTAAGTTTGCTAATAAAAAAGAAGGGAGGCTGGATTTTGTAACCTAGGTCGAATGATATCAGTTCCAGAGATGACAATAGAGGATGCACGCCCATGATAAGCAATAGGAATATGAAACCTGAAAAATATTCAGTCACCAGAAAGAAGAGTTTAAAACACCCCAAGAGCTATGGGTTGCGAGGGAAGACAATAAATTGCAATACCAATTTGGGTTAATTGGGTTTTCTGGGCCTCGAAATATAAGTCCACAGTTCTTGGCATGATGCTTAGATGCAAAGAAGTCCGTGTAGTCTCCTATTGCAATAGGAAGAAGCATTTGGACCTTATCCTAGCACATCAATGTCGATTAAAACAGAAATACAGCAAATTATTAATTACAAGCAGTTTTTAAGCAGTAAGAATCTCTTACCATCGGCACAAGGGCTTTCTGTTTTATAATTCCGTTATCACGCAGTTTTGGTTCATCGGCTGCATTCAGAGACTAAACAATCAAGCACTGAAACTGCAGGTCGTAAACAACTAATTTACTCTTTCAACTATGCAATAAAATCAGATATAATTGATGAAATCTAGTGACAATTAGAGAATGTTACTATAACTTTAGGAAGGCAGGTAAATATAATTTGTGCGATACAGAAGGTGAGTAGACCACCTGACAATAGCTTTTGCAATGTAGCACGAGCTTCCCTCCATGCCGGTCGTCCCAATCCCAAAAACTTGTTAAGATTAGGCTGTTGCATAGGACATTTTCCAGCATTAAATCGTAGATTATACACTGTATTCCGATTATGCAGTGCAGATTAACATACACAACTTCCTTCCAACCAAATTAGAATTTAGAAGTAATATGGGCACACTCACTCAAGCATTGTTTATAAATGGTTTAGTATCTAACTGTAAACTCGGATTCCATCTTCTCAGTT is a window encoding:
- the LOC142527529 gene encoding fumarylacetoacetase-like encodes the protein MATKSFVQVQPDSHFPIQNLPFGVFQREPSSEPRPGVAIGDYVLDLSIISSAGLFDGKFLKNSDCFNQPNLNKFLGLGRPAWREARATLQKLLSADEPKLRDNGIIKQKALVPMDKVQMLLPIAIGDYTDFFASKHHAKNCGLIFRGPENPINPNWFHIPIAYHGRASSIVISGTDIIRPRGQGYPTGNYAPYFGPSRKLDFELEMAAVVGPGNGLGKLIDINEAADHIFGLVLMNDWSARDIQAWEYVPLGPFLGKSFGTTISPWIVTLDALEPFAIDAPEQNPPPLPYLTEKKSKNYDISLQVSITPAGQEETCIVTRSNFKNLYWTITQQLAHHTINGCNLRPGDIFGTGTISGPEPESYGCLLELTWNGQKPLSLGGATRTFLEDGDEVIFTGCCKGEGYSVGFGMCSGKISSSPP